In one window of Festucalex cinctus isolate MCC-2025b chromosome 14, RoL_Fcin_1.0, whole genome shotgun sequence DNA:
- the dennd10 gene encoding DENN domain-containing protein 10 isoform X1, with translation MHLLRPQCDWLYVAFLLAHKSPDPEEGRNPHRGKKSGNSRQVWNMAAPETQSMLSVGLIEKDVNGDTLWVWCYPAVDSEFRQILLSKCCLTQNKEDFHTFVFGQFCRTWYYISTLEVQEPTSLNKVTHLSVVVTAKDFNPEKYAALNRILCRMYIKYGSPVKMMEVYIAVLTKGICQSEENGSFLTKDYDVRKAFLAGSIKDVVSQFGMETIILYTAVMLKKRIAVHHPRIEALLEFTRVLPALAWHRKDWSILHPYVHLTDTEVEHLSKCTGYIAGFVDPEVSNRSDLFDVYVNLPDSIITVSQSAKEAMMMGKLHKDVGHLIVQSAEDTERSDSQVIKDISMKTKQILAHLGTLAEQCEGSKITLEHLKQQHFPPATENFLFHLAAAEQILQM, from the exons ATGCATCTTTTACGcccacaatgtgattggttataTGTGGCTTTTCTGCTAGCACACAAGTCTCCTGACCCGGAAGAAGGAAGAAATCCGCACAGAGGGAAGAAAAGTGGTAACAGCAGACAG GTATGGAATATGGCAGCACCTGAAACGCAATCTATGTTAAGTGTTGGATTGATTG AAAAAGATGTGAACGGGGACACTCTGTGGGTGTGGTGCTATCCCGCGGTGGACTCAGAATTTAGACAAATCCTTCTCAGCAAGTGCTGTCTGACACAAAACAAGGAAGATTTTCACACATTTGTATTCGGCCAATTCTGTCGCACTTGGTATTACATCAGCACACTAGAAGTACAGGAACCCACGTCTCTAAATAAG GTAACTCATTTGTCAGTGGTAGttacagcaaaagacttcaaCCCTGAGAAATATGCTGCACTCAATAGAATACTGTGCAG GATGTACATCAAATATGGCAGTCCAGTGAAAATGATGGAGGTCTACATTGCTGTCCTCACAAAAGGCATTTGCCAGAGTGAAGAGAACGGCTCGTTTTTAACCAAGGACTACGATGTCCGAAAGGCGTTCCTGGCAGGATCAATTAAAG ATGTGGTGTCTCAGTTTGGCATGGAGACCATTATCCTGTACACTGCTGTCATGCTGAAAAAGCGGATTGCTGTCCACCATCCTCGAATTGAAGCCTTGCTGGAATTCACAAG AGTGCTTCCTGCTCTAGCGTGGCACAGGAAAGATTGGTCTATTCTGcatccatatgtgcacttgacTGATACTGAAGTGGAGCATCTCAGTAAATGCACAG gATATATAGCAGGATTTGTCGATCCAGAGGTGAGCAACAGATCAGACCTGTTTGATGTGTACGTGAACCTCCCAGACAGCATCATCACTGTGTCGCAGAGTGCCAAAG AGGCTATGATGATGGGGAAGTTGCACAAGGACGTCGGCCATCTTATTGTCCAGTCTGCAGAAGACACAGAGAGGTCAGATAGTCAAGTTATTAAG GACATTTCTATGAAGACCAAACAGATTCTCGCTCATTTGGGGACCTTGGCTGAACAATGTGAAGGCTCAAAAATTACTCTGGAACATTTAAAGCAGCAACATTTCCCTCCAGCAACGGAAAACTTCCTGTTTCATCTGGCTGCTGCTGAGCAGATTTTACAgatgtaa
- the dennd10 gene encoding DENN domain-containing protein 10 isoform X2, giving the protein MAAPETQSMLSVGLIEKDVNGDTLWVWCYPAVDSEFRQILLSKCCLTQNKEDFHTFVFGQFCRTWYYISTLEVQEPTSLNKVTHLSVVVTAKDFNPEKYAALNRILCRMYIKYGSPVKMMEVYIAVLTKGICQSEENGSFLTKDYDVRKAFLAGSIKDVVSQFGMETIILYTAVMLKKRIAVHHPRIEALLEFTRVLPALAWHRKDWSILHPYVHLTDTEVEHLSKCTGYIAGFVDPEVSNRSDLFDVYVNLPDSIITVSQSAKEAMMMGKLHKDVGHLIVQSAEDTERSDSQVIKDISMKTKQILAHLGTLAEQCEGSKITLEHLKQQHFPPATENFLFHLAAAEQILQM; this is encoded by the exons ATGGCAGCACCTGAAACGCAATCTATGTTAAGTGTTGGATTGATTG AAAAAGATGTGAACGGGGACACTCTGTGGGTGTGGTGCTATCCCGCGGTGGACTCAGAATTTAGACAAATCCTTCTCAGCAAGTGCTGTCTGACACAAAACAAGGAAGATTTTCACACATTTGTATTCGGCCAATTCTGTCGCACTTGGTATTACATCAGCACACTAGAAGTACAGGAACCCACGTCTCTAAATAAG GTAACTCATTTGTCAGTGGTAGttacagcaaaagacttcaaCCCTGAGAAATATGCTGCACTCAATAGAATACTGTGCAG GATGTACATCAAATATGGCAGTCCAGTGAAAATGATGGAGGTCTACATTGCTGTCCTCACAAAAGGCATTTGCCAGAGTGAAGAGAACGGCTCGTTTTTAACCAAGGACTACGATGTCCGAAAGGCGTTCCTGGCAGGATCAATTAAAG ATGTGGTGTCTCAGTTTGGCATGGAGACCATTATCCTGTACACTGCTGTCATGCTGAAAAAGCGGATTGCTGTCCACCATCCTCGAATTGAAGCCTTGCTGGAATTCACAAG AGTGCTTCCTGCTCTAGCGTGGCACAGGAAAGATTGGTCTATTCTGcatccatatgtgcacttgacTGATACTGAAGTGGAGCATCTCAGTAAATGCACAG gATATATAGCAGGATTTGTCGATCCAGAGGTGAGCAACAGATCAGACCTGTTTGATGTGTACGTGAACCTCCCAGACAGCATCATCACTGTGTCGCAGAGTGCCAAAG AGGCTATGATGATGGGGAAGTTGCACAAGGACGTCGGCCATCTTATTGTCCAGTCTGCAGAAGACACAGAGAGGTCAGATAGTCAAGTTATTAAG GACATTTCTATGAAGACCAAACAGATTCTCGCTCATTTGGGGACCTTGGCTGAACAATGTGAAGGCTCAAAAATTACTCTGGAACATTTAAAGCAGCAACATTTCCCTCCAGCAACGGAAAACTTCCTGTTTCATCTGGCTGCTGCTGAGCAGATTTTACAgatgtaa
- the prdx3 gene encoding thioredoxin-dependent peroxide reductase, mitochondrial — protein sequence MAANIGRLLRTSARAAAARRQGGAAVERIVSASALQRACFSTSSCRWIPAVTQPAPAFKATAVHNGEFKEMSLADFKGKYLVLFFYPLDFTFVCPTEIISFSDKASEFHDINCEVVGVSVDSHFTHLAWTNTPRKAGGLGSIHIPLLADLNKQISRDYGVLLEEPGIALRGLFIIDPNGVVKHMSVNDLPVGRSVEETLRLVRAFQFVETHGEVCPASWTPKSPTIKPTPEGSKEYFEKVN from the exons ATGGCAGCCAACATTGGAAGACTTCTCAGGACGTCT GCAAGAGCTGCAGCAGCACGTCGGCAAGGAGGCGCTGCAGTCGAACGAATCGTGTCTGCTTCTGCACTTCAGAGGGCCTGTTTCTCCACCA GCTCATGCAGATGGATCCCAGCAGTCACTCAACCGGCGCCTGCTTTTAAAGCCACAGCGGTCCACAATGGCGAATTCAAGGAGATGAGCCTAGCTGACTTCAAGGGCAAATACTTGGTCCTCTTCTTCTACCCACTGGATTT CACCTTCGTATGCCCAACAGAGATCATCTCGTTCAGCGATAAGGCTAGTGAGTTCCACGACATCAACTGCGAGGtggtgggtgtgtctgtggacTCTCACTTCACGCACCTGGCGTGGACCAACACTCCTCGCAAG GCTGGAGGCTTGGGCAGCATTCATATTCCTCTGCTCGCCGACCTCAACAAGCAGATTTCCAGAGACTACGGTGTGCTACTGGAGGAACCAGGAATTGCACTGAG GGGTCTGTTCATCATCGATCCAAATGGTGTGGTGAAGCACATGAGCGTAAACGACCTTCCAGTGGGTCGTTCTGTTGAAGAGACCCTTCGCCTTGTGAGGGCTTTCCAGTTTGTGGAGACCCATGGTGAGGTGTGTCCAGCAAGCTGGACCCCCAAGTCGCCAACA ATCAAGCCAACCCCTGAAGGATCTAAAGAGTACTTTGAGAAAGTCAACTGA
- the LOC144001656 gene encoding lysophosphatidylserine lipase ABHD12-like isoform X2: MRQRTKKDVPTSAQATAEVRRKHKTAESRWMKSRLFALFVILALVPFTLIMARGLFQHVVYKHRISVPFFVDLSQPADFSLNHTINMYFTSEEGISLGVWHTVPESKWREAQGKNLAWYQNTLSDGNPVFIYLHGNTGTRAATHRVGVTKVLSALGYHVLVPDYRGFGDSSGEPTEAGLTTDALHLYKWVKERSGSSLVVFWGHSLGTAVSTNTAIKLLDQAGTVLDGVILEGTVNAAKEKLTCHVFSWYYWTFPGWGYFFPEPWAENKVVLPTEENLRRIRSPLLFLHAEDDPVHIHSAQQLYEVAVSTQNAERVKFVSFEGALGYLHNGLYKDARLPDIIKKFVSSL; the protein is encoded by the exons ATGAGACAAAGAactaaaaaggatgtgccaaCCTCCGCTCAGGCAACAGCCGAAGTTCGGAGAAAGCACAAGACAGCAGA GTCCCGGTGGATGAAAAGTCGTTTATTTGCACTGTTTGTCATCCTTGCTTTGGTTCCTTTCACACTGATCATGGCACGGGGATTATTCCAGCACGTTGTTTACAAGCACAGAA TCAGTGTTCCGTTCTTTGTTGACCTCAGCCAACCTGCTGATTTTTCCCTAAATCACACCATCAACATGTACTTCACATCAGAGGAAGGAATCTCTCTTGGTGTATG GCACACAGTCCCTGAAAGTAAATGGAGAGAGGCACAAggcaaaaatttggcatggtacCAAAACACATTAAGTGATGGAAATCCAGTTTTTATATATCTACATGGGAACACAGGAACAAG GGCAGCGACTCATCGGGTGGGAGTTACAAAA gtaTTGAGTGCACTTGGTTACCATGTGTTGGTGCCAGACTACAGAG GTTTTGGAGACTCAAGTGGTGAGCCAACTGAAGCTGGACTCACTACAGATGCCCTCCACTTGTATAAGTGGGTCAAAGAACGCAGTGGAAGCAGCCTGGTCGTCTTCTGGGGACATTCTCTTGGCACTGC AGTGTCCACTAACACTGCAATCAAACTATTAGATCAAG CAGGTACTGTTTTGGATGGCGTGATTCTCGAAGGTACCGTTAATGCAGCTAAAGAGAAATTAACATGCCATGTATTTTCTTGG tattactGGACGTTTCCTGGCTGGGGATACTTTTTTCCAGAGCCATGGGCTGAAAATAAAGTTGTCCTTCCCACTGAGGAAAA tttaagaagaataagaagccCACTACTTTTCCTTCATGCAGAAGACGATCCAGTTCACATTCACTCTGCTCAGCAa CTGTACGAGGTAGCAGTGAGTACTCAGAATGCGGAGCGAGTCAAGTTTGTGTCATTTGAAGGTGCTTTAGGGTATTTACATAATGGATTATACAAAGACGCCCGTCTGCCAGACATCATAAA AAAGTTTGTGTCATCTTTGTGA
- the sfxn4 gene encoding sideroflexin-4 — translation MDTNLLYWKSHGESVFSRLKIWVNLLDPSFLFTSDAEIQESNTQLRNGEKFSQKDERAWNISLSSIHADSGAVLPLVFRPPAFLPCAAPLVVGSFLPHRNVKPALVWQFLLQSYTAGFNFANRNCSSEQGKTLSPKQLLLIAGTVSYTTCAGALPQIIVNRLGIRSLFIQNFFRFFVPVPLSAALAFFNLFTVRGEECQTGIQVFDSNGNSVGISKAAAEKAVRETALSRAVLFGTTAAVPNLLASVLQRTRLFQNALVVAPIRNGLAFVVLGLMIPLSFSLYPQLGTIRKENVDKDLQAKVAEEQLFYHRGL, via the exons ATGGATACCAATCTGTTGTACTGGAAGAGTCACGGGGAG tctGTATTTAGCCGTTTAAAGATATGGGTGAATCTTTTGGATCCATCCTTTCTGTTCACATCAGAC GCAGAAATCCAAGAATCCAACACCCAACTAAGAAATGGAGAAAAATTCAGCCAAAAG GATGAACGCGCATGGAACATATCCCTT TCATCCATCCATGCTGATTCTGGTGCTGTGCTTCCACTAGTTTTCCGCCCTCCAG CATTTTTGCCATGTGCAGCTCCTTTG GTGGTTGGGAGCTTTTTGCCACACAGAAATGTCAAACCAGCCTTGGTCTGGCAG TTTTTACTACAGAGTTACACTGCCGGTTTCAACTTTGCAAACAGAAATTGCTCCTCAGAGCAG GGTAAGACGCTGTCTCCGAAGCAGCTCCTGTTGATAGCAGGGACAGTCTCATATACAACATGTGCAGGG GCCCTTCCTCAAATTATTGTGAACCGACTGGGTATAAGAAGCCTATTCATCCAAAATTTCTTCAGGTTTTTCGTACCAGTCCCACTCTCAG CTGCTCTCGCTTTCTTCAACTTGTTTACGGTCAGAGGGGAGGAATGCCAAACTGGTATCCAAGTGTTCGATTCCAATGGGAATTCTGTCGGCATATCTAAGGCAGCAGCAGAAAAG GCTGTGAGGGAAACCGCATTGTCAAGAGCAGTTCTCTTTGGCACAACTGCTGCTGTTCCTAACCTCCTGGCTTCAGTCTTACAGAG AACTCGACTTTTCCAGAATGCTCTTGTGGTCGCTCCCATCCGAAACGGTTTAGCATTCGTCGTTCTCGGCCTGATGATCCCACTTTCATTCAGTCTCTACCCTCAACTGGGGACG ATAAGGAAGGAAAATGTTGACAAAGACCTACAGGCCAAGGTAGCCGAAGAGCAGTTATTCTACCACCGAGGACTTTGA
- the mocos gene encoding molybdenum cofactor sulfurase: protein MDFHKLNSLETFKELWSCYGYGESLEDVLEREFTRIKGTVYLDHAATTLYPESLVRSYCLDISRNIYGNPHSHNPSSRLTHETVERVRYRILQHFNTTPEEYSVIFTSGCTAAIKLAAEVFPWRSQTESEAGSHFCYLTDNHTSVVGIRGLTSNRGVVTLPVSPQEVENRAKDKTEGEEAVCQTPHLFCYPAQSNFSGTKYPFSHVEGIQARRLYPACDHGGQWFVLLDAASLVSCSPLNLQDCPADFIPISFYKIFGFPTGLGALLVRNHAAGILKKNYFGGGTAAAYISGEDYYVQAANLSDRFEDGTVSFLDVIALNHSFEALYKITGGMQNIQQHTFGLARYTYMLLSSLCHGNGRPVAQMYTQGQFDNPSTQGAILNFNLIDSHGGIIGYSQVERMASLYNIHVRTGCFCNTGACQSFLGITNQQMRRNLEAGHVCGDTIDLVDGQPTGSVRVSFGYMSSFDDCQKFLSFVAECFVKKPATVDHARLERLKSASVSNDETTTKVNDVKQKVEEKKKVSQTGFEPVYSDSRGGPYTLTNIYIYPIKSCGAFEAQNWPVGPQGLLYDRSWMVVNGNGVCLSQKREPRLCLIHPQVHLSSNELLLQASRMNTISVPLEIRTEMHASFPVCQSKVCGDRVETIDCGDEAASWLSDLLGQPCRLIRQSPHFTRRMNRTSDTAVTSSSLSLVNEAQYLMINRTSVELIQKVMSSRQDYPELDTQNIISRFRSNFVISGVEPFEEDNWSHLIIGNIRFMVRGQCARCQMVGVDQNTGTKTKEPLMSLSAYRNGKVTFGVYLTQQLPEGSPTAGVLSAGSFILPEPRASETGHPSSPAALSSANTGDLTKGQGDLSHDCK from the exons CTTTAGAAACCTTTAAGGAGTTGTGGAGTTGTTATGGTTACGGAGAAAGCCTGGAGGACGTGCTTGAAAGGGAGTTCACGCGGATTAAAG GCACTGTATATTTGGATCACGCGGCAACTACTTTGTACCCGGAATCACTGGTCAGGAGCTACTGCCTGGATATTTCAAGGAACATTTATG GAAATCCTCACAGCCACAACCCCAGCAGCAGGTTGACACATGAGACCGTGGAGAGGGTCAGATACAG GATATTGCAGCATTTCAACACCACCCCTGAGGAGTACTCAGTGATTTTCACTTCTGGCTGTACGGCCGCGATCAAATTAGCGGCAGAGGTCTTCCCCTGGAGGTCGCAGACAGAAAGCGAGGCGGGCAGTCACTTCTGCTACCTCACTGACAACCATACATCTGTTGTTGGCATAAGAGGACTAACGTCTAACCGGGGAGTAGTTACCCTGCCCGTCTCCCCCCAGGAAGTGGAAAATAGGGCAAAAGATAAGACTGAGGGTGAAGAGGCGGTTTGTCAGACGCCACATCTCTTCTGCTACCCGGCACAGAGCAACTTCTCAGGGACTAAGTACCCCTTTAGCCATGTAGAAGGCATCCAGGCAAGACGTCTTTATCCAGCGTGTGACCATGGAGGCCAGTGGTTTGTGCTGCTGGATGCAGCCTCGCTTGTCAGCTGTTCTCCTCTAAACCTACAAGACTGCCCTGCTGATTTTATTCCCATCTCCTTCTACAAGATATTTGGCTTCCCTACAGGTCTAGGGGCTCTTCTTGTCCGCAACCACGCAGCAGGCATACTAAAAAAGAATTATTTTGGAGGAGGCACAGCAGCGGCTTACATTTCTGGAGAAGATTATTATGTGCAGGCTGCAAACCTTTCTGACAG ATTCGAAGATGGCACTGTCTCGTTTTTGGACGTCATCGCCCTCAACCACAGTTTTGAAGCTTTGTACAAGATCACCG ggGGAATGCAAAACATACAACAGCACACCTTTGGCTTAGCACGTTACACGTACATGCTTCTGTCAAGTCTTTGCCATGGCAACGGGCGACCAGTGGCCCAGATGTACACACAAGGTCAATTTGACAATCCAAGCACCCAAGGCGCAATACTAAACTTCAACCTTATCGACTCGCATGGAGGAATAATTGGATATTCTCAG GTAGAAAGAATGGCAAGTTTGTACAACATTCATGTGCGCACTGGTTGCTTTTGCAACACCGGAGCCTGTCAGAGCTTTCTTGGGATCACAAATCAACAGATGAGGAGAAAcctggag GCTGGCCACGTCTGCGGAGACACCATCGACTTGGTGGATGGGCAGCCGACCGGATCTGTTCGCGTGTCATTTGGCTACATGTCATCGTTTGACGACTGTCAAAAGTTCCTGAGTTTTGTTGCCGAGTGCTTTGTGAAGAAACCAGCGACAGTAGACCATGCAAGACTAGAGAGGCTTAAATCAGCTAGCGTATCAAATGATGAGACAACAACCAAAGTCAATgatgtaaaacaaaaagttgaagaaaagaagaaagtgtCGCAAACTGGATTTGAACCTGTGTACTCGGACAGCCGTGGGGGGCCTTATACGTTGACCAACATCTACATATATCCCATTAAATCATGTGGTGCATTTGAG GCCCAGAACTGGCCAGTCGGACCTCAGGGTTTACTATATGACAGAAGCTGGATGGTGGTAAATGGAAATGGCGTGTGCTTGAGTCAGAAAAGGGAGCCACGCTTGTGCCTCATTCACCCACAAGTTCATCTGTCCTCAAACGAATTGCTCCTGCAGGCATCAA GGATGAATACCATTTCAGTTCCACTGGAAATCAGGACTGAAATGCACGCAAGCTTTCCAGTCTGTCAGAGTAAAGTTTGTGGTGACAG GGTGGAGACTATCGACTGTGGTGATGAGGCTGCGTCGTGGCTTTCAGACTTGCTTGGACAGCCATGCCGCCTGATAAGACAAAGTCCTCATTTTACTCGACGCATGAACAGGACGTCTGATACAG CCGTCACTTCCTCGTCTCTCTCCCTGGTGAATGAAGCTCAGTATCTGATGATCAACCGTACAAGTGTGGAGCTCATTCAAAAAGTAATGAGCAGCAG GCAAGACTATCCCGAGCTCGACACACAAAACATCATCAGTCGGTTCCGATCCAATTTCGTCATCTCAGGGGTTGAACCATTCGAGGAAGATAATTGGTCACATTTGATTATTGGCAACATTCGATTCATG GTCAGAGGTCAATGTGCACGCTGCCAAATGGTTGGAGTTGACCAGAACACTGGGACCAAAACAAAAGAGCCTCTGATGTCTCTTTCTGCGTACCGCAATGGAAAG GTTACATTTGGCGTGTACTTGACCCAGCAGTTGCCAGAAGGTTCACCGACAGCTGGTGTCCTCAGTGCTGGATCCTTTATACTGCCAGAGCCCCGTGCTTCTGAAACTGGTCATCCATCTTCACCAGCGGCTCTTTCATCAGCAAACACTGGTGACTTAACCAAAGGTCAAGGGGACTTAAGTCATGATTGCAAATAG
- the LOC144001656 gene encoding lysophosphatidylserine lipase ABHD12-like isoform X1 has product MRQRTKKDVPTSAQATAEVRRKHKTAESRWMKSRLFALFVILALVPFTLIMARGLFQHVVYKHRISVPFFVDLSQPADFSLNHTINMYFTSEEGISLGVWHTVPESKWREAQGKNLAWYQNTLSDGNPVFIYLHGNTGTRAATHRVGVTKVLSALGYHVLVPDYRGFGDSSGEPTEAGLTTDALHLYKWVKERSGSSLVVFWGHSLGTAVSTNTAIKLLDQGTVLDGVILEGTVNAAKEKLTCHVFSWYYWTFPGWGYFFPEPWAENKVVLPTEENLRRIRSPLLFLHAEDDPVHIHSAQQLYEVAVSTQNAERVKFVSFEGALGYLHNGLYKDARLPDIIKKFVSSL; this is encoded by the exons ATGAGACAAAGAactaaaaaggatgtgccaaCCTCCGCTCAGGCAACAGCCGAAGTTCGGAGAAAGCACAAGACAGCAGA GTCCCGGTGGATGAAAAGTCGTTTATTTGCACTGTTTGTCATCCTTGCTTTGGTTCCTTTCACACTGATCATGGCACGGGGATTATTCCAGCACGTTGTTTACAAGCACAGAA TCAGTGTTCCGTTCTTTGTTGACCTCAGCCAACCTGCTGATTTTTCCCTAAATCACACCATCAACATGTACTTCACATCAGAGGAAGGAATCTCTCTTGGTGTATG GCACACAGTCCCTGAAAGTAAATGGAGAGAGGCACAAggcaaaaatttggcatggtacCAAAACACATTAAGTGATGGAAATCCAGTTTTTATATATCTACATGGGAACACAGGAACAAG GGCAGCGACTCATCGGGTGGGAGTTACAAAA gtaTTGAGTGCACTTGGTTACCATGTGTTGGTGCCAGACTACAGAG GTTTTGGAGACTCAAGTGGTGAGCCAACTGAAGCTGGACTCACTACAGATGCCCTCCACTTGTATAAGTGGGTCAAAGAACGCAGTGGAAGCAGCCTGGTCGTCTTCTGGGGACATTCTCTTGGCACTGC AGTGTCCACTAACACTGCAATCAAACTATTAGATCAAG GTACTGTTTTGGATGGCGTGATTCTCGAAGGTACCGTTAATGCAGCTAAAGAGAAATTAACATGCCATGTATTTTCTTGG tattactGGACGTTTCCTGGCTGGGGATACTTTTTTCCAGAGCCATGGGCTGAAAATAAAGTTGTCCTTCCCACTGAGGAAAA tttaagaagaataagaagccCACTACTTTTCCTTCATGCAGAAGACGATCCAGTTCACATTCACTCTGCTCAGCAa CTGTACGAGGTAGCAGTGAGTACTCAGAATGCGGAGCGAGTCAAGTTTGTGTCATTTGAAGGTGCTTTAGGGTATTTACATAATGGATTATACAAAGACGCCCGTCTGCCAGACATCATAAA AAAGTTTGTGTCATCTTTGTGA
- the tm9sf3 gene encoding transmembrane 9 superfamily member 3 — protein MGSSRWRVAAAAFLTLLGFLIPVEADEHEHTYTDKEEVVLWMNTVGPYHNRQETYKYFSLPFCAGTKKTISHYHETLGEALQGVELEFSGLDIKFKDEVMQTTYCEIELDKAKRDSFVYAIKNHYWYQMYIDDLPIWGIVGEADENGEDHYLWTYKKLEIGFNGNRIVDVNLTSEGKVRLVPNTKIAMSYSVKWKKSDVKFEDRFDKYLDPSFFQHRIHWFSIFNSFMMVIFLVGLVSMILMRTLRKDYARYSKEEEMDDMDRDLGDEYGWKQVHGDVFRPSSHPLIFSSLIGSGCQIFSVSLIVIIVAMVEDLYTERGSMLSTAIFVYAATSPVNGYFGGSLYAKQGGRRWIKQMFIGAFMIPAMVCGTAFFINFIAIYYHASRAIPFGTMVAVCCICFFVILPLNLVGTILGRNLSGQPNFPCRVNAVPRPIPEKKWFMEPAVIVCLGGILPFGSIFIEMYFIFTSFWAYKIYYVYGFMMLVLVILCIVTVCVTIVCTYFLLNAEDYRWQWTSFLSAASTAVYVYMYSFYYYFFKTKMYGLFQTSFYFGYMAVFSTALGIMCGAVGYMGTSAFVRKIYTNVKID, from the exons ATGGGATCATCCAGGTGGAGGGTGGCAGCGGCGGCGTTCCTCACTCTACTTGGCTTCTTAATACCTGTCGAAGCAGATGAACATGAACACACA TACACAGATAAAGAGGAGGTAGTATTATGGATGAACACAGTGGGGCCTTACCACAATCGACAGGAGACGTACAAGTATTTCTCTTTACCCTTTTGTGCGGGCACAAAGAAAACCATCAGTCATTACCATGAAACACTTGGAGAAGCTCTACAGGGAGTGGAGCTGGAATTCAGCGGCCTTGACATCAAGTTCAAAG ATGAAGTCATGCAGACAACGTATTGTGAAATTGAACTGGACAAAGCCAAACGGGATTCTTTTGTGTATGCGATAAAGAATCACTACTGGTACCAAATGTACATCGATGATCTACCCATTTGGG GTATTGTTGGTGAGGCAGACGAGAATGGAGAAGATCACTACCTTTGGACATACAAGAAACTGGAGATTGGCTTTAATGGCAACAGAATTGTTGATGTAAATCTTACTAGTGAAGGCAAAGTTCGACTAGTGCCCAACACAAAGATTGCAATGTCTTACTCT GTGAAATGGAAGAAATCGGATGTGAAGTTTGAGGACAGATTTGACAAGTACCTCGACCCATCCTTCTTCCAGCACAGG ATACACTGGTTCTCTATCTTTAACTCCTTCATGATGGTGATATTCTTGGTGGGTCTGGTGTCCATGATTTTGATGAGAACCCTCAGGAAGGATTATGCCAGATACAGCAAAGAGGAGGAGATGGACGACATG GACCGAGACCTGGGAGATGAATACGGCTGGAAGCAGGTGCATGGGGATGTATTCCGGCCCTCGAGCCATCCGCTGATTTTCTCCTCACTTATTGGTTCTGGCTGCCAGATCTTCTCTGTATCTCTCATTGTCATTATCGTGGCAATGGTTGAGGATCTGTATACAGA GAGAGGATCGATGCTGAGCACAGCCATTTTTGTGTATGCTGCCACTTCGCCTGTTAATGGCTACTTTGGTGGAAGCTTGTATGCAAAACAAGGAG GAAGAAGATGGATCAAGCAAATGTTCATCGGGGCCTTTATGATCCCAGCGATGGTGTGCGGAACGGCCTTCTTCATCAACTTCATTGCAATCTACTATCACGCCTCCAGAGCGATCCCGTTTGGTACCATG GTTGCTGTGTGTTGCATCTGCTTTTTCGTCATCCTGCCGCTAAACCTGGTGGGAACAATTTTGGGGAGGAATCTTTCCGGCCAGCCAAACTTCCCATGCAGGGTGAATGCTGTGCCGAGGCCCATCCCAGAAAAGAAATG gtTCATGGAGCCAGCCGTCATCGTGTGTCTCGGCGGAATCCTTCCGTTTGGTTCCATCTTTATTGAAAT GTATTTCATCTTCACATCGTTCTGGGCCTATAAAATCTATTATGTCTACGGCTTCATGATGCTTGTGCTGGTTATCCTTTGCATTGTGACGGTGTGCGTCACCATCGTGTGTACGTACTTCCTGCTCAATGCCGAGGACTACAGATG GCAATGGACAAGCTTCCTGTCAGCGGCATCCACTGCAGTTTATGTTTACATGTACTCTTTTTACTACTATTTCTTCAAAACCAA GATGTATGGGCTCTTCCAGACATCCTTCTACTTCGGTTACATGGCTGTGTTCAGCACTGCTCTTGGAATCATGTGTG GTGCAGTCGGATACATGGGAACAAGTGCCTTTGTGAGGAAGATATACACAAATGTGAAAATAGACTAA